The genome window CCAAATCAACCAATGCATGTCTCCGTTATGCAGTGCATGACACCTGTGTAAATGGGTATACCTCAATGCATGCGAACACATGGATCAAACCCTAAACGACAAAAAGGAGGGGGGAAAAGggctccaaaaaaaaaaacacaaaaacaaaagagaagggaaaaagAGTGAATAAACTCTGGCACCATCACAAGACCAAGTAGATGAACATCTATTACAAAAACACATACAGACGTCAAAGAAACACTTTGAAAAGTTGAAATACTTACCCTGCTTCCATTTACAAACACCATATCTTTATTACAAGGGCAGTTGGAGATAATAGATATTAACCCACAATACAGCTAGCCATACCACAACCCTAGACAGAGACCTAAAGACGAAAGACTAGGCTTCAAGCCTGATTATTCATGTCCTTGTAGTTTCTTGTGCCTTGCCTTGGATTCCATGCCCAACTTCCTTCGCCTTCATGCCCAACTGGCCCGCACCCTCCTGCACTCTCCACCTTGCATGCTCCATTTGCTCCGTTACGCGGCCTTTCCGGAGGTAGTTGACGATCCAAGAGAGTGAAGACAGTGCGGTGATTCCGAAGGCGCCGGAGGTGAGGAATCCAGTGATAGCCAGTGCGAGAACCAGAGCTGCGGGGACCAGGATTGGGCTGAAGATCACGAAAAGTGGGGTGGCGACGGTGAGGCCGATGAGGGTTCCGGCGAGAGTGAGGCCGGAGAGGACCAAGAGGATGCCACCGACGGGGAAGAGGGTGATCACAGCCAGAACTTGTGAAGTTGAAGGCCCCTTTTCCGGCATGAAGCCTGGGCGCTGCTGGTGCTCGGCCATGGAGGTTGGGTTTGACTACTGCAAAGACTGATCAGACCGCAGTGTTGTGAgcgtgagagagagagagtgtgagTGATGAAGAGGTGGTGGAGGAGGTGGGGTTTTAAAGGGAAGGAGGAGGGGACATGTGGAATTGAGAGACACCTGTTTGATAGATGGGGCATAGAGGGTTGCATGAGAAACAAGTCTTTTTGGTTTTGGATGCCATGGACTTTGTTGGCTTGCGGACGTTGCGGTGGGGATTGCTAAGAGGTGTCCAAGTCAGACAACAGAATGGTAAAAAATGTGTAAGAGCTGCAGGCTCGTACTTGCCCTTGGGACACCCACTTTATGAACAGTCATATATTATATTTGCCTGTTCACTTGTGATATTTTCTACAAGTTTGTGTTTGAGCTCACAGttcttcaccagcttccatTGGAAATTAATTACTGCAGAATGCTTTAAATGCCATTTATGACTTCTTCGTCATGCTTCTATACATCTAGTTTTCTAATAAATCTAATTGAAGAGGCTGTGCAGTTGATGGTGTAGCACCCTTTGTAATTTCAGTAATTTGAAAGCATTTTTAAGGGCTATGTAATTATAACAAATGATACTGGCAATTTTCAGTAAATTGATCAACATAGTAATGGTCAAACTTGATTTTATTATGGGCTGAAAATTAATCAAGGTTAAGGAATCACATCAGCCTAGCTTCTTCGATCTATATATGAACTGATTGAACTGAGCAACTAGTGTGAGAAAGATGcgctaaattttttatttttgtttttaaaaagggttatgaaaaatagtatttttaaaagaaatttcgtgtttgaaaaaaaaaaatgtgtttaaaaactaaattctaaaaaataatgttttatttaatttacttgatattataaatatataaataatttttaaattcatatatacttcatttaaattaaaaaaaaaatattcaattttaaaacttatttacacccgttataatttttgttaacttttaagaaataaatatcaACATGTAGTAATAACATAGATAAATATAACTATTGacatataagaaagaaaaattacacAATTCATATCATTTGTGATCCATGAAAAAGCTCATTAACAAAGATTAATCTATGATCCAGAATCTAACATAGACAGCATAAAACCTAGTATTTTCCTTCCTCTTCCATACCCAAAGCCCATCACACcatttttcctccattttccctCAATCCAAACATCCTTTCATTCTTCATatccattttaatcaaatatatatatatatatatatatatatatatatatatatatatatatatatatttcttctttctcctctCTCGTTCcagtcatttttttccttcttctttctcCTCTCCCATTCCAATCCACAATAACCATTGATGCCCCTACCATCATCAGTCAACCCACAATTGTGTATGATCCTGCCACAACAGTGTCATCATTGCTGCCATCTCCAGAAAACCCATAAAACCACTCCTTTCCATCCCACTGCCATACGCTGTCACTCACGGCATCTCCGCCCGTGGCCTTGCCTTTCAAGGCACCACTCTGTCACCAACGGCTTTCACACCCACAATCATTCACTAACACTGAGATCACCACGATCTTGGTCACTGCCTTTGGTAGCCAACATGACTGCCATCTTCATCCTCCATCTCATTATAATTTGTGCTATTGGAGACGCTCTCATTGTGCTAGGGGAGAAACCAATGTCAGAACACACAAAAAAATAGGGAGAAGAAAATACGAAGAGTAGTTGTTCTGAACAATTTGAAAAGAgcaagaaacacaaaaaacaaaagtcaCCCCCGTTTctgaaatatattttcaatggttttttTGTTAATGACAGAAAACAGTTCATGAAAACAATATCCAAACAAGCCCTTAATTTTTCAGATATATGTAAGCAAGGTTTCAACAGGTTGATTCGGTTGAACTtgtgttaaaaaaatatcaatttaaaaatattatgttttacaTGAATTAAAGGAGTGGATCATTCATAGAAATTAGAACCCATAtactattatattatatattattttattcgaATATAAAAGAtcataaaaatgataagaaagaagtcttaccttttttttatctttcaattataataaattaatgagaTTATTATTAAGAActctaacttttctttttccttttaactatattaaattaatgagatataaatttgtatttaactactaaagtattttttatagttGAAGGCATGAGTTTATAAATAGttatttatgttaatttaataactaatattgatttatttttaatttaacttttaaaaacccATGGTAATCCGAATACTACTCACAAGCTTGGGAAAGGGTAGGAATTCTTAATCCGACCTCGAGTTGAGTTTACTTGAGTTGAACATATTAATAGACGGGTTTAGTGTAGATCTTCTAACTCGCCTAACACATCTAAGTTGTAGCTCCATTTCAAGCTTCTTCTATTTCCTTTCCCATTTCTCCATTTCATTAACCTCAGGTAGTTTATAATTACTTgatattttttgttgattttcttttaataattaattaagtgATAGTTTATCAATAATCAAGACTTCCTCCCTCCTTAGCTGACACATCCTCTTCCAGTATGCAAATGTACAAAGAGTTTTCGAAGTATCAAGAACCGTGGATTAGGTTGTGACCTTCGCTGCAAATTGATGTGTTGCCCAATATTTGGCCCAAGTCAAAATGTTTCAGTGTGCAAGTTGGGCTAAGTTCCAGAGAGGAAATGAGTTGCTTTGGGACATCACATATGTTCACTTTTAGTTCAGAATGTGATATGCTGGCCCTATTTCTGAACCAAATGTCCATTCGCCCATATAGCCTGAAGTGGGAATGGCCCAAAAACTCTTCAGTCATCCCATATGTTTAATACTTTTTACTTCAAAATGTCCAATAAGATACATACATACTTCACACTTGACTGACTCAAATCTCCAAATCTAAGAGCTTTGTTAATAAGAGCTCAACTATAATTTGCCCCAAATTTTCCAAGTGATGAAAAATATGCCTACAATGTAGAATCAAGCTAGTTAACACTAAGTAGATCAGGGTCAAGTTTGATTCATATACCTCTAAGTTCCCTTAGAAATAATATGCTTAAGTATTAAGGAAGAATGAAGATATTTCTTGGAGAAAGagtatgagagagagagaatattcTGATCTTATGATAACATTGCAGTGCTAGGTATTCAGTCAACTTCACTAGTGATGGCCTGAGTCGAATCTGAAACGGCGGATTCCAAAGGGGGTGCCTTTTGCACTTATGATTTGAGCATGTATTCCTCTCCCTTTAAAGGTTAAAGGCAATGGCACTGCCCTTAGAATAATATCTAGAACAacaaaatattcttatatatattcCTCATATCTACATTTTTGTGTCTTATATCATCTTCAAATGTATAAGAAATTGGTGTCAGACTCATCTCTAAGTCATTGCTTCAGGATAAAATATGCATTGACGAAAGTGCATTTCTTTATAACCCATGGTCTTGAGTTTGTTTATGATCCCATTGATGGCAACCATCATGACTAACATCATTGGTAATCTGCCAAAAGAATTGCTTTCACAATAGAATACAACAAAAAAAGATGGTAAAGGAAGAGACTGATAATGAATGTTCAATTACGAGAAAGAAAGATCTTAAGTGCACGAATCCAAGGTCGGTAGCCGCATAAATGTTCTTTAGACCCCATGCATGTGGATGAGTACTCAAAGCCTTATAACCGGTAGGGTTTCATCTCTAAATTAAAGTACTAAACCTGAAATCATCGAATATGTTTTGATTGTATGCATGTAGAAACTTGTCCAATTTGAGTGTCTTTTGATTATAATAAGCTACAAAACCCACTGATTAGATTTGATATCATGATGTATTTGAACCTCTAAATTAGTCCGTTCAATGCATATCATTCTCGAAGATGGATATTGCAATGAACTTTATATGCCTTTTGTCACGTAGAACCTTATTCAACATCTGCTTTATCTTTATGTGTTGCAATTATGAATGAGAGCACCATTGATACAAAAACTTTCTCCTATTGGGTTAATGGAGAATTTGGGGAGTGTTCATCCAAAGCTAAGATTATAGTTCTAATGGATGCAAAAGGAGCAATTTaggtggaaaaaaaataataagcatATGCATTTTATGCCATGACTTGGGGCATTAAGAAACCAAACTATAgcatttcatttttcatgtaTAGCACATGAAATTCAAATTAGTTCATTATTTAAGGAAGATTGCATGTGTTAGAATAACGATATGTTCAAAAAAGTTATACAAGCATAAACTTTTTTTGACATTACTAATTAAGAGttcgtttgacaatgattttagaaaacatttttaatctttctaatatttgatcatttttatctttcaagtattacaaatgttagaaacgttttctaaaatcattattaaacgcagtctaaataaaattgaaaataaatagaaaaattctaATCATTAATTCAATTCAATGCTAGTTTCCAAACGTAGTTGACCTTAGtggaattaaattaaagtttaaACTTGCATAGGTTTCAACCTCTAtagtttgaataattttttccccatatatataataaattatttgattaaaaaagtcATTAAAAACCCATGAATTCAATTCAGTGCTAGTTTGCAAACATCGTTGACCTTAGTGgtattaatttaaagtttaaactTGCATAGGTTTCAACCTCTATAGTTTGAATGCATTTTCCCCCCATATATATAataggttatttgattaaaaaagtcattaaaaacctaaattttgaatttaacattttatccttttttttgtcttatttggataaaaatgCCTTGATtaatttcttgtaaaaataagtaaatgctTTAAACAGTGAaagacatttatataaaaaataagttactttttaaataaaaatatgggaaGAGTTAGATTTACAAATTTAGGGACCATTTCATCCCATTTAACCGATTAATTCTATCATAATAACCTGTTTATAAAggttatgattaaataaataaaaaaagtaaaagggtaaccttttttttttttagggtggGGGGGAGCATAATGTGGTTAAATTATGTGTGACGAATGAGTTGGTGCTTGCAGGTCAATGAAGATGATTATTTTCCACAAGATCTTTGAGGATCTGGATTTGTACTGTGCTCAATTAGTGGTTCACTGTTTTGAGTGCTTTCCTGTGTGCATTTTCCTTGGATGATGTATGGAAAAATTGGATCTTATGGAAGTCTTGACTTGTGCGAGTGGCCATAAAGTTCCAACCATGGAATCCTAAACACTAGCAATATTTCAGTGCAACAGCAAatgggaatatatatatatatatatgcatataattGGAGTACTACAGGACTATCAATTACCATAGCCTTAACTGCCATACATCTATGTCCACCCATTGCAAGATTTTAGATAAGGTGGTGTTTGgtcaaatgatttaataattgaGTTTAGATTAGGtataataacttaatatcataacttaaaaattaaaaataattttcaatattaagttaaaatagttaattaagaaagtttttaataaatcaacttaatgatttaataacttaatttaattcgataaataaataaattaaacatgtttaataaaat of Vitis vinifera cultivar Pinot Noir 40024 chromosome 17, ASM3070453v1 contains these proteins:
- the LOC100256947 gene encoding oleosin H2, whose protein sequence is MAEHQQRPGFMPEKGPSTSQVLAVITLFPVGGILLVLSGLTLAGTLIGLTVATPLFVIFSPILVPAALVLALAITGFLTSGAFGITALSSLSWIVNYLRKGRVTEQMEHARWRVQEGAGQLGMKAKEVGHGIQGKAQETTRT